The Persephonella sp. DNA segment TCTGGAAAATACACAACATCACTTGTTGATAATAAGTATCTGGGAATAAGGGAATGATAAAGATTCTTACAGTAGGTCCCCTTCAAGAAAACACAATCTTCATTATTGATGAAGATACAAAAGAGGTAGTCGTTGTTGATCCGGGAGCTGAAGGAGAAAGGATATCAAGAGAGCTTGAAAATTACAATCTTAGGTATATACTTGCAACACACGGTCATATTGATCATGTGGGGCAGGTGGGATTTTTGAAAAAAAATCTTGATGTTCCATTTTTTATGAGCAAGAAGGATCTTTTTTTGATAAATAATGATATATTTCCCGGTTTTGCCCAGCTGGTTGGAGCTACACCCTGTCCTGAACCTGACAGGTTTTTGAAAGAGGGAGATATTATTTCTTTTGGAAGGTTCAACCTTAGGGTTATTGAGACTCCAGGACATACCCCCGGAAGCGTCTGTTTTTATGATCAAGAAAATGGTTTTGTTATAACAGGTGATACACTTTTTAAGGGGAGCATAGGAAGAACAGATCTTCCCGGTGGAGATATGAAACAGATGGAAAGCTCCCTGAAAAAACTGATGGAACTGCCTGATGACACAGATGTAATTCCGGGACATGGGGATCCGACAAAAGTTGGCATTGAGAAAAAAACAAACCCGTATATTACAGGAAACTTCAGGATAGAGCTATGGTAAAAATAGGAGCCCATGTATCATCATCAAAATCTATTGATCTTGTTTTTGATAGAGGGAAAGAGATAGGTGCAGATACAATCCAGTTTTTTGCTTCTTCCCCAAGATCTTGGGCATGGAAAGAAAGGACAGATCAGGAAAAAGAGCTTTTTAGAAAAAAAAGAAAACAGACAGGTATCTCTCCTGTTGTTGTTCATTCTTCTTACCTTTTCAATCTTGCATCAGCAGATGAAGAACTTAGAAAAAAATCTGTAAATGGAGTAATAAATGAGCTTAAACTGTGTGAGGAACTACAGATAGATTACTATGTGATACATGCAGGAAAGGCAAAAGGGCTTGATGAAAAACAGGCTATAAAGAATATTATTAACAGTATGAAGTCTGTATTTTCAGAATTGGATCTGAAACATACAACATTTTTGTATGAAACACTTGCAGGGCAGAAAGGGGAGATAGGAAAAACAACAGATGAACTTCTTGAGCTTATTGAGCCTTTTTCTGACAGAAAGGTTGGTATATGTATAGATACATGCCATATTTACTCAGCAGGATACAGGATAAACACAAAAGAAGGTTTTTATACCTATAAAGAGGAGATAAAAGAAAAAATAGGGCTGGAAAAGGTAAAGGTTATACACTGTAACGACTCAAAAACCCCCTTTAACTCAAGGAAAGACAGACATGAACATATAGGGGAAGGATCAATAGGTCTTAAAGGGTTTGAATTATTTTTAAATGATGAATATTTTAGTAATCTCCCCTTTATATTAGAAACCCCAAAAACAGGAGATATGGATATCATCAACATAAAAAAACTTAGAAATCTAATAAAAGCGCCCGTAGCTCAGTAGGATAGAGCACCGGTTTCCGGGGCTGGGGGTCGCAGGTTCAAATCCTGCCGGGCGCGTTAAAGGGTGAAAAAGATGGTAGAAAAAGCTGTTATTGACAGGATTGAAGATGAGCTTTCAAAATTTATGGATTCCCATGTGGAGTTTATACTGAAGGTTGGAGGTTATATCCTCTCAAGTGGAGGTAAAAGATTGAGACCTGTTCTTGTTCTTACATTCTCAAAGCTTCTTAGAGGAGAAAATCAGGAGAGGGATTATCCCCTTGCTGTTGCAATGGAGTATCTGCATACAGCATCTTTATTACATGATGATGTTGTTGATGGTGCAAACACAAGAAGGGGAAAACCTTCAGCAAACAGGATATTTGGGAATGACACTGTAGTGCTCACAGGGGACTATATGTATGCAAACGCCCTTTATCTTTTTTCCATTTATGGTGATATAGATATGATAAAAAATGTTTCTGATTCTGTGAAAAAGATGTCTGAAGGACAGCTACTTGAGCTCAAAAAAATAGGCGATATAGATATGAGCTACGATGAGTATTTCAGGATACTTGAGGGAAAAACAGCTGTTTTGTTTGGAAGTTGCTGTTATGTTGGAACTTCACTTGGAGGAGGAACACAGAAGCAAAAAGAAAGTGCTTACAGATACGGACTTAACATCGGGCTTGCTTTCCAGCTGATAGACGATTACCTGGATTACACATCTACAGAAGAAAAGTTAGGAAAACCTGTGTGTAACGACCTTAGAGAAGGAAAGATAACATATCCTCTCCTTTCTGTTCTGGATCAGCTATCACAGGAAGAAAAAGAGTTTGTTAAAAAAGTGATAAGAGATACAAACCCTCAAAAAGAAGATATAGAAGCCGTTAAAAATATCGTCCAGTCAAAGGGAGGTATGACAAAGACCATAGAAAAAGCAAAACAGCTTGTGGATAATGCTGTCGGTGAGCTTGAAAACTTCCCCCAGAATGAATATCTTAAAAAGCTGGAGGAGCTCGCCAAATTTATTGTAGAGAGGGAGTTTTGATGAGAAGAACAGTGTTAAAGTCAAAAATCCACAGGATAACAATAACCGGAGCAGACCTCCATTATGAGGGATCTTTAACCCTTGATGAGGCTATTATGGAGGCTGCTGATCTGGTTCCCTTTGAGAAGGTTGAGGTTTTTAACATCAACAACGGGAACAGATTTTCAACTTATGTTATACCTGGTGCAAGATACAGCGGAGAGTGTATCCTTAACGGTGCAGCTGCAAGACTGGGGCATGCTGGAGATCTTATCATAATAGTTTCATACGCTGACCTTGAAGATTCAGAGCTGAAAGATTTTAAGGTAAAACTGGTTTATATTGATGAGGATAACTCCATTAAAGAACATAAAGTAGCTGGAGTTTTTTCCGAAGAGGCTAAAGAGATCGCAATGAGGAATAAAAATCTGATAAAGGACTGAAAATGGGTAAATTGAGCCGGTATTATCTCATAGCAGGGATAATACTGGCTGTTTTATCTTTCTCATGCAGTTCAAAG contains these protein-coding regions:
- the panD gene encoding aspartate 1-decarboxylase gives rise to the protein MRRTVLKSKIHRITITGADLHYEGSLTLDEAIMEAADLVPFEKVEVFNINNGNRFSTYVIPGARYSGECILNGAAARLGHAGDLIIIVSYADLEDSELKDFKVKLVYIDEDNSIKEHKVAGVFSEEAKEIAMRNKNLIKD
- a CDS encoding MBL fold metallo-hydrolase, whose translation is MIKILTVGPLQENTIFIIDEDTKEVVVVDPGAEGERISRELENYNLRYILATHGHIDHVGQVGFLKKNLDVPFFMSKKDLFLINNDIFPGFAQLVGATPCPEPDRFLKEGDIISFGRFNLRVIETPGHTPGSVCFYDQENGFVITGDTLFKGSIGRTDLPGGDMKQMESSLKKLMELPDDTDVIPGHGDPTKVGIEKKTNPYITGNFRIELW
- a CDS encoding polyprenyl synthetase family protein, whose protein sequence is MVEKAVIDRIEDELSKFMDSHVEFILKVGGYILSSGGKRLRPVLVLTFSKLLRGENQERDYPLAVAMEYLHTASLLHDDVVDGANTRRGKPSANRIFGNDTVVLTGDYMYANALYLFSIYGDIDMIKNVSDSVKKMSEGQLLELKKIGDIDMSYDEYFRILEGKTAVLFGSCCYVGTSLGGGTQKQKESAYRYGLNIGLAFQLIDDYLDYTSTEEKLGKPVCNDLREGKITYPLLSVLDQLSQEEKEFVKKVIRDTNPQKEDIEAVKNIVQSKGGMTKTIEKAKQLVDNAVGELENFPQNEYLKKLEELAKFIVEREF
- a CDS encoding deoxyribonuclease IV encodes the protein MVKIGAHVSSSKSIDLVFDRGKEIGADTIQFFASSPRSWAWKERTDQEKELFRKKRKQTGISPVVVHSSYLFNLASADEELRKKSVNGVINELKLCEELQIDYYVIHAGKAKGLDEKQAIKNIINSMKSVFSELDLKHTTFLYETLAGQKGEIGKTTDELLELIEPFSDRKVGICIDTCHIYSAGYRINTKEGFYTYKEEIKEKIGLEKVKVIHCNDSKTPFNSRKDRHEHIGEGSIGLKGFELFLNDEYFSNLPFILETPKTGDMDIINIKKLRNLIKAPVAQ